A single region of the Amphiura filiformis chromosome 7, Afil_fr2py, whole genome shotgun sequence genome encodes:
- the LOC140157650 gene encoding putative cytosolic acyl coenzyme A thioester hydrolase-like: MWISRILRLRASEVVVLSSVASIKRHQRLVNLKSSRLLSSSSLATSGTKMAAAQMQLKDPDPRFVEVCRMMSPDDANFHGNVHGGVILKMIEQAGVIISTRHCNSQRESEGEEAHVPCYTALVRVERTDFLQPMFIGEVAQLHAEITHTAHHSLEVQVKVWAENIMKGTKRLTNRATLWYLPMAVDPPHKIQTVPKMTYINKETEEAGWSRYRAQKADRERKGLGGAPSLDLSMLERMRESQENGLMEHTVAYAQSSLIHLAGVSDCNAVNYVYGGVTMKFMDEVAGITAAKYCKTNVVTASMDTVNFHKPIKRGSVMYFTGRPTFTSAHSMEIEVFVDTEALREGITKKERAVHAFFTFVSLSQPERKVLPIPCLQVQTDGEASRFFEGKMRYCNAKRKRIFSEGSSVD, from the exons GCTTGGCAACATCTGGAACCAAGATGGCAGCAGCTCAGATGCAGCTGAAGGACCCCGATCCTAGATTTGTGGAGGTGTGTAG GATGATGTCTCCAGATGATGCTAATTTCCATGGCAACGTACATGGTGGTGTGATTTTGAAGATGATAGAGCAGGCTGGTGTCATCATCTCTACCAGACACTGCAATAGCCAAAGAGAGTCT GAAGGTGAGGAGGCCCATGTACCATGTTACACAGCATTGGTGAGGGTAGAGAGGACAGATTTTCTACAACCAATGTTTATAGGTGAGGTGGCACAACTCCATGCTGAAATCACTCATACCGCTCATCACTCACTCGAAGTACAGGTCAAAGTCTGGGCAGAAAATATCATGAAAG GCACAAAGCGTCTTACCAACCGAGCCACCCTGTGGTATCTTCCAATGGCTGTGGACCCACCGCACAAAATCCAAACCGTACCCAAGATGACTTACATCAATAAAGAGACGGAGGAGGCTGGCTGGTCTAGGTATCGTGCTCAGAAAGCAGACAGGGAGAGGAAGGGACTAGGGGGAGCACCTAGCCTGGACCTGTCTATGCTAGAGAGGATGAGAGAAtcacaagaaaatg GTCTAATGGAACACACAGTAGCATATGCCCAATCATCTCTAATCCATCTGGCAGGTGTATCTGATTGCAACGCAGTCAACTATGTATACGGCGGTGTCACCATGAAATTTATGGATGAGGTGGCAGGCATCACTGCTGCCAAGTACTGCAAAACTAATGTAGTTACAGCTTCCATGGACACTGTCAACTTCCATAAACCCATCAAAAGAG GTAGTGTGATGTACTTCACGGGTCGACCCACCTTCACAAGTGCACATTCCATGGAAATAGAAGTATTTGTTGACACAGAAGCACTCAGGGAAGGAATCACCAAAAAGGAACGAGCTGTCCACGCTTTCTTTACATTTGTATCACTCAGCCAACCAGAAAGAAAAGTTCTACCAATTCCATGTTTGCAG GTGCAAACTGATGGTGAGGCCAGCCGCTTTTTTGAAGGCAAGATGCGCTACTGCAACGCAAAACGCAAACGTATTTTCTCAGAAGGCAGTAGTGTTGACTAG